Sequence from the Bremerella volcania genome:
TGATAGACAACATACTTGGCTGCTTCAGCGTTAAGTTCCTGAGTGCGGTTCATTTCATCAACCGAGGCACCCAGCATGGTTGGAGGAGCAGGATCGATACGACCTGGTCCTTGGCAACCAACCAGGCCAGCCGCCACTAGGGCGAGCGTTAGGCCTCCAGCAGTTCGATTGAATAGGGTCATCTTGGCTATCCTCAATTTGGATTCGTCGCGGGAACGAAAAAGGTGCTGGGCTTTACCACCTTTGGGCCTAGTTAGTGGGAAAAACCTTGTGGTCCGGAGATGTAGTAATCTTCGCACTCGTGGTAGTGTCGGCTGGCTTTGCGAGCGTGTCGCTGAGCCTTCAGGATCTCGTGATTTTCGTGATGAATCTGGTGACGCATCGCTGGCCAGACTGTACTGCGGTAGTCGTATCCAGGACGACCCTCAATTTGCTGATGCCAGAAGAACTCTTTATTGGTTGGGTCGGTCACATCGGTACCTGGCAGGAACAGAGGCAACTGTTCGACTTCCATTGGGTGTACCAGTTCTGGGCTGACGAGAACCACCAATTCCGTTTCTTCGCGAGTTGTCGTCTGACGTCCGAACGCGGCGCCGATCAGAGGAATATCGCCGATACCAGGCAGACGAACTCGGCTGCCTGCTTGTTCGTCCTGGATCAAACCTGCCACGGCAAGCCATTGGCCTTCTCGGAGATCGACCGTAGTCGTAACCCCTCGGATATCCAGACCTGGGATGCCGTCAACCGTGTTGCTCGAGTTGATCGAGCTAAACGATGGTGCCACCTGCAGACGAATCTTGTCTTTGTCGAGAACGGTCGGGGTGAATGCGAGTTGCGTACCGAAACCTCGGAAGGTTGTCGAAACTGCACCGATACCACCAACACCAACGGCAGTCGGCACAGCGAATTCACCACCAGCGATGAAGTTTGCCGACTTGCCACTGATGGTGACCAGGGTGGGTTCGGCCAGAATCTTAGCCATCCCGTTGCTGCTGGTCGCCTGTAAGAACAGTTCGACGTCACCACCATCGAGAATCGCCGTGAGATTGCCGGCTCCGGCACCAATAATGTGGGCCACGTCGTAGTTGTCGCCGCTGACGCTAAAGTCGAAACCTAGATTTCGGGCAGCGGTGCGTTGTAGTTCCGCAATCCGGACTTTCAGCATCACCTGCTGTTCGCCCGGGACTTGGAGCAAGTCAATAATGCTGGTCGTTCGCAGGTCTTCCGCGCCAGGAAGAACGGCTGCCGATCCCAGGTTCGCTCCCATGGTAAGGTTGCCAGCCTGGTCGATCGATTGACCGCCGAGAACAGCGATGATCTGAGCCGCTTCCTGAGCGTCGC
This genomic interval carries:
- a CDS encoding type II and III secretion system protein family protein; amino-acid sequence: MKSFFQLTVQYGGRTAFAAAMAGVFSLMPAVAQAQIAAELPGPRDEQLIEKPNESVLMKESNLIQEVLEPELIFRVEPTRSKILKTKLPMTRVAITSPDIVEINEFSTTEVEVIGLKAGETTMTIWFAAPDGTSTVLRYLVKVAANTEEQRRAEIEYGKLEARLNELFPNSIVQLIPVADKLIVRGQARDAQEAAQIIAVLGGQSIDQAGNLTMGANLGSAAVLPGAEDLRTTSIIDLLQVPGEQQVMLKVRIAELQRTAARNLGFDFSVSGDNYDVAHIIGAGAGNLTAILDGGDVELFLQATSSNGMAKILAEPTLVTISGKSANFIAGGEFAVPTAVGVGGIGAVSTTFRGFGTQLAFTPTVLDKDKIRLQVAPSFSSINSSNTVDGIPGLDIRGVTTTVDLREGQWLAVAGLIQDEQAGSRVRLPGIGDIPLIGAAFGRQTTTREETELVVLVSPELVHPMEVEQLPLFLPGTDVTDPTNKEFFWHQQIEGRPGYDYRSTVWPAMRHQIHHENHEILKAQRHARKASRHYHECEDYYISGPQGFSH